The stretch of DNA CGACGTTTCCCCTGCCCTCCGGGCAGTTCTCCTCGGCGGCGCGCCCGCCACCGGCACCCTCCTCGACCGGTGTATCGAGCGTTCGGTGCCCGTCTTCCCCACCTACGGCATGACCGAGACGGCCTCCCAGATCGCGACGGCGACGCCGGGTGAGGCGGCGTCGCATCCGGGCACCGTCGGTCGGTCGCTGTTCTGGACCGACCTCTCCGTCCGCGACGACGGGGGGACCGAGCGCCCGCCGGGTGAGACGGGCGAACTCGTCGTCTCGGGGCCGACGGTGTCGCCGGGCTATCTCGACGCCGAAGCGACGGCCGCGGCATTCGACGACGACGGCCTCCGCACCGGCGACGTGGGCTACCGCGAGGACGGCCTGTTCTGGGTGGTCGGCCGCACGGACGACCTGATCGTCACCGGCGGGGAGAACGTCGCGCCGGCGGAGGTCGCCGACGCCCTCCGCGACCATCCCGACGTGGCGGACGCGGCGGTCGTCGGCGTCCCGGACGCGGAGTGGGGCGAACGCGTGGCCGCGTTGGTCGTCCCCCGGGCGGGCACGGACCCCACGGCGTCGGCGCTCGACGACCACTGTCGGGCGCGGCTGGCGGGGTACAAGGTGCCGCGGACGATCGGCTTCGGGGACGAACTTCCACGGACCGCGTCGGGGACGGTCGATCGGGCGGCGGTGCGTGACCGCCTTTCCTAGCCGTTCACGCCGTTCTCCGCGGGCGACACCCGGCGTTCGAGTGCTAGTAAGCCGACCGCGAGGCCGATACAGCCGAGTATCAGCGCCGGCCAGAGCAGGGCCGCGAACCCGTAGTCGAAGAAGGCGCCGCCGAGGGCGGCGCCGAGGCCCATCCCGAGGCGCTTCGCGATTTCGATCAGGGAGAGCCGTGAGCCGCGTTCGTCGGCGTGGCCGAGGTCGCTCGCCAGCGACGTGACCAGCGGCGAGTGGAGCACCTCGCCGACCGTACGGAGGACCAGGAAGGCGCCGACGAAACCCACGCCGACGACGGCCGGCACGAAATCGACCAGCAGGACGGCGAGGAAACTCACGCCCCAGAACGCCGTCGAGGCGACGAGGCCGCGGGTGCGACGCCAGTCGCCGACGGCGCTCAACACGGGCATCTGGAAGACGACGAGGACGAGGGGGTTGAGGACGTAGAGCGTACCGATCTCGGCGGAGTCGAGGCCGAGCGTCTCGCTGGCGACGACGGGCACCGTCGCCTGCATCTGGGCGTACATGACCGCGAAGCCGACGTTGAGGCAGGCGAGAGCGACGAGTCGGCGCTGGGTGATGGCCCGACCCCAGTCACCGACGCTCTCGGAGAGCGTGGCGGCGGCGCGGCCATCGTGGACGCGCGGCAGGGCGACGAGGAGGACGGCCGCGACGACGGCGGAGGTGAGACCGTCGGCGACGAAGACGGCGGTGTTGGCGAACTCGTAGAGGACGCCACCGACGACGAAGCCGGAGCCGAAGCCGACGTTGCTGGCGACTTTCAGCAGGCCGTAGCCGCGTTCGCGCTCGCCGGGGTCGGTCAGGTCGGCGATCATGGCCTGACTCGCCGGCGCGTACAGTCCCGTCGTCAGCCCCGCGGCGGTCGCGACGGCAATAAAGCCCGCGCCGGTGGTGACGAGGGCGTAGGCGGCGAGGGTCAGGGCGGACAGCGCCATCGACCCCACCATCACCGGGCGCCGACCGTAGCGGTCGGCGAGGTAGCCGCCGACCGCCGTCCCTGTGGCCGTGGCGACGTTGTTGGCCAACAGGCCGAGGCCGACGACGGCGAGCGGAATGCCGACCTGGAGGTGGAAGTGAATGGTCGCGAAGGGGTAGACCAACCCGGAGCCGAAGACGTTGATGAGGCGGCCGCCGGCGACGGCGTAGACGGGCCGGCGAAACCCCTGAACGGCGTCGACTGTCGATCCGAACACGTCCCGTGGTCGGGGGTGCCCCTACCTGAACGGTTCGTTTCCGAGTCGGTCGTGACCACCGCACAAATTTATTAGATAGGTGACAGTAGTGTCGGTATGGCTTCCGATGCAGCCGTCCGGCGTCGCCGCCTCACGCTCGTTCTCGTTGGCGTCCTGCTGTGTTCGCTGGCGACGGGCGTCGCCGCGGCAGAGTCGGTGCGCGCCGCCAACGGGACGGTCGTCGTCGGCGCCGACGAGACGGTCGAGAGCGTGGAGGCGGTTGCGGGCTCCGTCCTGATCCACGGGACTGTGCGGGGCGACGTATCCGCCGCGGCCGGGACCGTCCACGTCACGCAGACGGGACGCGTCGGCGGTGACGTCGAAGTCGCGGCGGGGGCCGTCAGAATCGACGGCCAAGTCGACGGCGACGTGAGTGCCGGCGCCGGAACGCTCGACGTGACCGAGACGGCGCGGATCGGGGGGAACGTCGAGGCGGGTGCCGGCTACGCCTCCTTCGACGGACGGGTCGGCGGCGACGTGACTGTGGGCGCGGAGACGGTCGTTCTCGGGCCGAACGCGCAGGTCGGTGGCGACGTCCGGTACGAGGCCGAGACGCTGACCCGCGATCCGGGGGCGACCGTCGAAGGACGGGTCATCAGGGAAACTGTGGAGCAACCCGGCGGCGTGGCCGTCGTCGGAAACGCCCTCGGCGCCGTCTACGGGCTGCTGGCCAATCTGCTGTTCGGAGCCACCCTGCTGTTCGCGTTCCCGAACTTCTCCGCGGGCGTGGCGTCGCGGGTCGGGTCGGCACCCGCGCGGACCGGCGGCGTCGGGCTACTGGCGCTCGTCGGCGTGCCGGTGGTCCTCGTGCTTCTCGTGATAACGCTCGTGGGGATTCCGCTCGCCGTCGTCGGTGCCGTGGTCTTCGCGGGCGCCGTCTGGGCCGGCCTCGTCTACGGACAGTACGCCGTCGGCGTTCGCGCCCTCGCCGCCGTCGACAGGGAGGGTCGTTTGCTGGCGCTTGTCGTCGGTCTCGTGGGCTTTGCCCTCCTCGGCGCGGTGCCGATTCTCGGCGGGCTGCTGGAACTCGGGGCGCTCCTGTTGGGACTCGGAGCGCTCGCCCTCGGCCTTCGAGATGCGTATCGTCGCCGCTCGGGCGACCGCCCGTCGGATGGGCAGTCGACGCTCGACGAGTCGTTCGACGGGGGCGCCTCGTCGTAGCCGAAGGCGTCGGCTGCCGGTCGGTCGTCCCCCGGCAAGACGCGACTCGAGACGACGCTCGAGTCGGGGCTATCCGGGGCGCGCGAACCGCTGTCACACCGTGTCGTAGGCGAACGGGGCCGCTCCGGCGGTGAGCGGCGTGTCGCCGGGCAGGCGAGCCCAGAACAGCAGTTGGACCGGGTCGCTGTCGCGCGAGTGTCCGTCGACGAGGTTTCGCGTGCTCTCGTCGGTTCCGTCCGACGACGCGGGGTTCGGCCTGCTCGAAATCGAGAGCGAGGTGATGCCGACCGTTCTCGACGCCATCGAGGGTCGCGCGGGCGTCTCCGCCGTCGAACTGATGCAGCGCACCGAGGACACCGCAGTCGTCCAGTTCGAGACGAGCGAGCCGCTGTTGTTGCCGTCGGTTCAGGAGCCGGGCACACCCGTCGAACGCCCACCGACCATCCGGGACGGGGCGGCGGTGATCGAACTCACGGCGTCGCGTGATCGTCTCGCTGAGTTCGGCCGGCAACTGGAGGCGTTCGACATGTCGTACACGCTCGACCGGGCGTACGACGCGGTCGATTCGCCGACGCTACTCACCGATCAGCAGCGGCGGCTGCTCGTGACGGTCGTCGGACTCGGCTACTACGACACGCCGCGGGAGTGTACCCTGACCGAACTGGCCGAGGAGGGCGAAGTCGACGGCGAGCGTCACGCTCCACCGCACGGAGGAGACGGTCGTCACGGAGTTCGTGGCCGAGCGCCCCGACGTGACGCTCGACGAACAGTCATCGGTGTTAGAAAGGCAACATCGACCGGAGACGGCCGAGAATACTTCCGCCCGAAGAGACGCGGTACTCCTCGAACACCGGGTGAAGCAGGTCGAGAAGCTCCGATTCGGACTCGAAGGTCCGCTTCGGGAGCGCGTCCATGGCCTCCGACAGCGCGACGCTCCCTCCCGAGCCGTCGTAAGGGATGTCGGGATCGCCGAGCGCCCGGACGATTTCGTCGCTGGTCGCCGGATACTCGAGGTCGGCGTGATCGAGATGGCCGACCAGTGCGGCGATGCCGAATTCGACCGCGTCCGGTGACGACGTGTCCTGTTGTGGCGGCCTGGCTGCCATTACCGGGCGTTGTCACCGAGCCACTAAAAACGACCGCCATTCGGTCGCGACGGGTATTTCCCGTCGGCCCCCGTCCGACCCACCATGACGGAGTATACGACGGTTTCCATTCCGAAGGAACTCGGCGACCGCGTCGAGGAGACCATCGAAGGGACCAGTTTCTCCAGCACGAGCGACCTCGTTCGCTTCCTTCTGCGGAGTATCGTCATCCAGTACCAGCGCCGCGGCGAGTTGACCGAGGCGGAGTTCGAGGAGATCACCGACCAACTGGCCGACCTCGGCTATCTCGACTGAGCGGCGTCGGCGCTCACCGTCGCGACGTTGTGGAGCAGGCACGTCACCGTCAACGGGCCGACGCTGCCGGGGACCGGCGTCATCGCCGCCGCCTTCCCGCCGACGCTCGCGGCGTCCACGTCGCCGACGACGGCCGTCTCGCCCTCCACCCGGTTCGCGCTCACGTCGACGACGACCACTCTCTCCGAGACCATCGACCCGTCGATCAGCCCCGGCGTCCCCGCCGCGGTGACCAACAGGTCCGCAGCCCGCGTCTTCGCCCCCAAGTCACGGGTCCGTGAGTGACAGACTGTCACCGTCGCGTCGCGCCGGCACAGGAGACGTGCGATGGGCGCCCCGATTGCGGTCGTTCGCCCGACGACGACGGCGTCCCGCCCCGCCACCGCGACGCCGTATGCCGAGAGCAGTCGGTCGACCGCGAGGGCGGGAACCGGGCGCACCCGCGGGTCGCCAGCCACGAGTCGCCCGACGTTCGCGTGGGCGAAGCAGTCCACGTCCCTCTCCGGCGGCACCCGCGCCCGGACGGCCGCCTCGTCGACGTGGCTCGGGAGCGGCACCTGCACGAACACCGCGGTGACCGTCGGGTCCGCGCCGACCCCTCCGACCGCTCGATACACCCGTTCGGCGGGCGCGTCCGCCGGCAGGTCGATCCGACGGGTGTCGATCCCCACCTCCGCACACAGGTCGTGCTTGCGATCCATGAACGCCCGCGCGCCGGCGTCGTCGCTCACCAGGAGCGTCGCGAGGCGGGGGTCGACGCCGGCCTCGCGGCAGCCGTCGAGGCGGGCGCGGGTGTCGTCGCGGACGGCGGCCGCAGGGTCGGCGCCGCCCAATCGTCGGGGCCCGGACACGGATCCCTGCAGGGGCGGCGGGCGCAAAACGGTTCGGACCCGATCACTCGGGAAGCGACTCGACCGGGGGTTCCGCGTCGACGACGGTCAGCGGGAGACGCCGGCCGCGGCGGTCGAACGCGAGGCAGTCCTCCCACGGCGGTACTGCGAGGAGGACGACCCCCGCCAAGTCGTCGCGGCGGGTGAGTTCGGCCGGCCCCTGCGGATGGCTGAGAAAGCGGGCGCGCCCCCGGCCCGCGGGCGTCCCGAGGTCGATGCCAAACACGTCGTTGACGGCGCGTCCGGCCATCGGGAAGTAGACGTGGCTCAGCACGGGCGTCGATGGATCGACGTCGAGGTTCGCCTCGAAGTCGGCGGCCGGCGTCGTGTCGAGGACGATGTTCACCGACGACGGTTCGGCCTCCGACGCGCGTTCGAGAAGCATCTCGACGAGGCCCCGGGTGGCGTGGATGGGCCGCTCGACCGCGGCCACGCCGTCGTCCGTCTCCGATTCCCGTGCCATCGAGCGCTCCTCCCGGCTCACCCGACGACCATCTCGCGAACCATCTTCGCGTACGCGGCGGGGAGGCGCCGCCGGGCGCCGTCGAGGGCGTCCCGGAGCGCCGCCGTCGCGCCGTCGAAGACGCCCTCACCGTGGCCGACGAGCACCCGTTCGGGCGTCAAATCGCCCAGCGCGCCCCGCGGCGGGACGGGGCGGAGCATGGGGTGGACGCCGAGGCGTTCGTCGCCGGCACGGAAGAAAGAGGCCGCCCCGACCGCCTCGGCCACGAGCAGGGTCTCGCCGTCGTAGAGCGCGGCCTCCTGCCACGGCGGGAGCGAAGCGTCGCGCACCCGCCGAACGTGGTAGTCCGTGTCGCCGAGCTCGCGGCCGAAACGCTCGACCGGCGCGTCGAGTTTCGACGCCACGCCGTCCATCCACTCGGGGATGGAGACGGCAACGTCGTGGCGGCGGGCGACGGCCGCGGCGTCACGCTTGTGACGGTCGAGACAGAGCGCGACGCCGACCACCTCGCCCATCCCGTCGAGCAAGTCGTCGACGCCCGGCGCGTCCACCGGGTCGACGACCCAGACGCCCTCGTCGGTGTCGAGGGCGTGACTCGCCCGTTCCATCCGTTCGTCCGGATAGGCGATCCAGCCGACGCCGCCGTCCCAGCGGTCGATCTCGCGCAGGTTCGCGCGACCGCCCTTTAGTGGCATACCGATCAATGGGTGCGGGACGCGCATAAACCCTCGACTCGCTCGGCCGCAGGCGGGCGATCCGGCGGGAGGGTTACCTCCGTACGATCCGTAGAAGCCCCGTGCTCGTCCGTCTCTCTCACCTGGCCCTCGAAGCGAAGGACCTCGACGCCGTGCGGGCGTTCTACGAGGACCACTTCGGCCCGTCCCCGTGGCGGGGGACGGACGCGGAGGTGCTCCTCCCGGTCGGGTCCGCGACGGCGACGGCCACTGGGTGACGTTCGGGCGGGCGTAGGCGACGGCGTTCAGGAGAGTCGGTCGGTGTCGATGCCGACGCCGGGCGGCGCGACGACGAGGAACCCCCGGAAGCGCATGAGGGTGCCGCCGGCGTCGCGAACCTCGCGGGCGAAGCCGGCCGCGAGACGGTTCAGGTCGCCCTCGACGTGCAGCACCAGTATCTTGCCGTCGTCGACGGCGGCGACCCACTCGTCGGGGTCGGTGCCGCCGTCCAAGATGCCGAGGACGACCTCCGACCCGCCGTCCTCGCCCTCCGCCAGCTGTTCCTCCGCGTTCCGGAGGTCGAGGTCGAACTCGCTCATGCCAGTAGGGTCGCTCGGCCGAGAGAAAAGCGTTCGGGCGCGTCGACGCGTTCGCGATTCGCCGAGGTATCGACGCCGTCGGGACGGTCTCCCGCCTCGATACCCCGACCCGGGCCGACTCGCGTCTCCTCTGCGGCGGGGCCGCGAGCTACGGTCGCGCGTCCGTTCGCACGCCCGCTTGCAAGACTGCCCGTACCCCGACGTGCAACGACCGACAGCGGCACTCCGTCCGACCGCCATCGGTAGCCGAGTTAGCCACCCGCCGACGCCGCGGGTGTACGGCTGTTACGTGAGTGCGAGGAGAAAGCCCCGCCCTTCAGGGCGGGGATGAATCCGACACGCTCATGCCACTCGCTCTCATACATTGGTCTACCGGAGTTCCCTCGCCGGGACACACCGGCTTCGCCGGTACAGACGCTTTGCGTCCACGTTCCACGGGGTAACAAATCCGACACCAGTCCACGGCGTAACACCTCAGGTGACGCGAACCGTGGTACCCAGTCGGCTGAATACCCGACCGTGGAGGGGCGAACGGTATTCGCCCCGTCGAAGCGTCTGGCACGTCCGGGTGGGAAGGCCGCTTTGACACGGCTAAACACACTGCAAAGCACGCCCTTGGTAATAACTGGGCGGCGACCCCCGACGTGGGACGCGAAAGCGTACTTCGCCACCGAGGAAACGTGCAACCTCGAACTCCCCTTCGGGGAATCCTCGCCCTTCAGGGCGGGGAGGATGTCAATCCGGTTCGGCGGACATCACCGTCCCCATCCCGAGGTAGAAGCCCGCGGCGAGTCCGGCAGTCAGCAACAGACCGGCGAGTATCGGAACGATGCCGACCGGGTCCGGACTGAGCACGAACGCGACGGGAAGGCCGACGAACGAGCCGAGCGCGGTGGCGATACTGCCTCGGACGAGCCGATACATGGCCGCCGATCGCATCGAACGCAGAATAAGGCCGTTGGAACGCCGTCGACCGTCGGTGCCCGACCCTCGACTGCGGTGAGCGATCGCAACGGCGGACGCACCGACCATGCGTGCCGCGTAGCACGGACGCAGGCCGCCGATCCGTTCGGATC from Haloplanus salinus encodes:
- a CDS encoding MFS transporter encodes the protein MFGSTVDAVQGFRRPVYAVAGGRLINVFGSGLVYPFATIHFHLQVGIPLAVVGLGLLANNVATATGTAVGGYLADRYGRRPVMVGSMALSALTLAAYALVTTGAGFIAVATAAGLTTGLYAPASQAMIADLTDPGERERGYGLLKVASNVGFGSGFVVGGVLYEFANTAVFVADGLTSAVVAAVLLVALPRVHDGRAAATLSESVGDWGRAITQRRLVALACLNVGFAVMYAQMQATVPVVASETLGLDSAEIGTLYVLNPLVLVVFQMPVLSAVGDWRRTRGLVASTAFWGVSFLAVLLVDFVPAVVGVGFVGAFLVLRTVGEVLHSPLVTSLASDLGHADERGSRLSLIEIAKRLGMGLGAALGGAFFDYGFAALLWPALILGCIGLAVGLLALERRVSPAENGVNG
- a CDS encoding polymer-forming cytoskeletal protein, which produces MASDAAVRRRRLTLVLVGVLLCSLATGVAAAESVRAANGTVVVGADETVESVEAVAGSVLIHGTVRGDVSAAAGTVHVTQTGRVGGDVEVAAGAVRIDGQVDGDVSAGAGTLDVTETARIGGNVEAGAGYASFDGRVGGDVTVGAETVVLGPNAQVGGDVRYEAETLTRDPGATVEGRVIRETVEQPGGVAVVGNALGAVYGLLANLLFGATLLFAFPNFSAGVASRVGSAPARTGGVGLLALVGVPVVLVLLVITLVGIPLAVVGAVVFAGAVWAGLVYGQYAVGVRALAAVDREGRLLALVVGLVGFALLGAVPILGGLLELGALLLGLGALALGLRDAYRRRSGDRPSDGQSTLDESFDGGASS
- a CDS encoding DUF5789 family protein; the encoded protein is MAARPPQQDTSSPDAVEFGIAALVGHLDHADLEYPATSDEIVRALGDPDIPYDGSGGSVALSEAMDALPKRTFESESELLDLLHPVFEEYRVSSGGSILGRLRSMLPF
- a CDS encoding ribbon-helix-helix domain-containing protein, whose amino-acid sequence is MTEYTTVSIPKELGDRVEETIEGTSFSSTSDLVRFLLRSIVIQYQRRGELTEAEFEEITDQLADLGYLD
- a CDS encoding bifunctional 5,10-methylenetetrahydrofolate dehydrogenase/5,10-methenyltetrahydrofolate cyclohydrolase, producing MSGPRRLGGADPAAAVRDDTRARLDGCREAGVDPRLATLLVSDDAGARAFMDRKHDLCAEVGIDTRRIDLPADAPAERVYRAVGGVGADPTVTAVFVQVPLPSHVDEAAVRARVPPERDVDCFAHANVGRLVAGDPRVRPVPALAVDRLLSAYGVAVAGRDAVVVGRTTAIGAPIARLLCRRDATVTVCHSRTRDLGAKTRAADLLVTAAGTPGLIDGSMVSERVVVVDVSANRVEGETAVVGDVDAASVGGKAAAMTPVPGSVGPLTVTCLLHNVATVSADAAQSR
- a CDS encoding VOC family protein → MLVRLSHLALEAKDLDAVRAFYEDHFGPSPWRGTDAEVLLPVGSATATATG
- a CDS encoding DUF5779 family protein, with translation MSEFDLDLRNAEEQLAEGEDGGSEVVLGILDGGTDPDEWVAAVDDGKILVLHVEGDLNRLAAGFAREVRDAGGTLMRFRGFLVVAPPGVGIDTDRLS